The Cloacibacillus sp. DNA segment TCCGTGTTGATGCCGAGCTTGTGCTGGAGCACTACGTTTTTCTGGAACTGGTCCCATTCTTTTTCTTTGTAGGCGACGAGAAGGTATCCGCCCTGATTGAGGCCTGTGGGGAGGCCGAGTTCTTCGTCGAGCTGCTCAAAGGTGTCAAGGCAGGAGAGCGCCATGCGGCAGTTGAGCTCAAGGCCCCACTGCGCGCGGATGCCGGCTCCGCAGCGGCCCGTCGAACCGGAGCATACTGTGTTTTTTTCAAGAAGGACGACGTTCTTTCTGCCTGACTTTGCAAGATAGTATGCTGTTGCAACGCCGACTACGCCGCCTCCGATGATGACTACGTCTGCTGTTTTTGGGAAATCCATTACCTGCACCTCCTAATCGCAGTCCTCAGCAAGGAGGCTGAGTTTTATCGGTTTAACCGGGGGTCTCATGGTTCCCGGGGTGAGCTCGGAGACCTGTTTGCCCGTCGCCTTCGCGATCTCGCGGAGGATTATGTCGCGGCAGCCGCGGCCCTGGCAGGGGCCCATTCCTATGCGGAGTTCGCGCTTCAGTTCGTCGAAGGTGTCGTATCCGCGCGCTATCCATTCGCGGATCTCGTCCATTTCGATTTCTTCGCAGCGGCAGACGATGTTTGCGGTCTTGCGTTCAGGAACGCTGATCGCGCGGACTTCGTCTGCGAGCTCTTTGGGGATGACTACGCTTACGACGTATGTCCTGTCTTTCGACGGCTCTGTGACGGAGACGACTTCGCCCTCGGCGACCGGCTGGCCCATTCTGTTGAGGCAGACGACGGTCTGTCCCTTTTCGGGAACGGGGATGAGTTCGTAGGGGAGTTTTATTACGGCCTTATCGGGCGCGTAGGTCATGTCGATTACGAAGCAGGCAAGTCCGGGGCAGCGCGAGACGCAGATGCCGCAGCCTGTGCACTTGTCGTAG contains these protein-coding regions:
- a CDS encoding (2Fe-2S)-binding protein, which encodes MTCGCDKETKEKLFNSGILTDHVEGAVLPPQEKWEQKKGGYVVIECPKRIPCNPCFTSCPTGAVLPFEDINDTPKINYDKCTGCGICVSRCPGLACFVIDMTYAPDKAVIKLPYELIPVPEKGQTVVCLNRMGQPVAEGEVVSVTEPSKDRTYVVSVVIPKELADEVRAISVPERKTANIVCRCEEIEMDEIREWIARGYDTFDELKRELRIGMGPCQGRGCRDIILREIAKATGKQVSELTPGTMRPPVKPIKLSLLAEDCD